From a region of the Triticum aestivum cultivar Chinese Spring chromosome 7D, IWGSC CS RefSeq v2.1, whole genome shotgun sequence genome:
- the LOC123166993 gene encoding F-box protein At3g49450 has protein sequence MEEVEKGEVFEKNTKPRLESSDAADIIILEILSRLPARSVNRFKCVSVPWRYLITDPANRKKLPQALAGFLYMSFHSVHHHHFASVSGGAAPFDPCLPYLQPNKYKDMEQVDACNGLLLYRGCTKNLSPWDRTEDDCRFVVCNPATGSWVELPLNLNRKSRRKGVAMSQVWLLIRRSHPISMFFVSRRQTRRG, from the coding sequence ATGGAGGAGGTGGAGAAAGGGGAGGTCTTCGAGAAGAACACCAAGCCGAGGCTGGAGAGCTCGGATGCGGCCGACATCATCATCCTGGAGATCCTGTCCCGCCTCCCCGCCAGATCCGTCAACCGCTTCAAGTGCGTCTCCGTACCCTGGCGCTACCTCATCACCGACCCCGCCAACCGCAAGAAGCTGCCCCAGGCCCTCGCCGGCTTCCTCTACATGTCCTTCCACAGCGTGCACCACCACCACTTCGCCAGTGTCTCCGGCGGCGCAGCCCCGTTCGACCCTTGCCTCCCTTACCTGCAGCCAAACAAGTACAAGGACATGGAGCAGGTAGACGCCTGCAATGGCCTCCTTCTCTACCGCGGCTGCACCAAGAATTTGTCCCCTTGGGATAGGACAGAGGATGATTGCCGTTTTGTCGTCTGCAATCCTGCCACTGGGAGCTGGGTGGAGCTGCCCCTCAACCTCAACCGCAAGAGCCGGCGAAAGGGCGTAGCCATGTCGCAGGTTTGGCTTTTGATCCGGCGGTCTCATCCCATTTCCATGTTCTTCGTTTCGAGGAGGCAGACTCGTCGAGGGTGA